The Amphiura filiformis chromosome 13, Afil_fr2py, whole genome shotgun sequence genome segment AACTGAAACTGAGTTGAAATATATCGGTTGAAGTTTCatataattaaattattttacaTACGTGTaatgtttgaaattaaatttcagaagaaaaaaacaacaacaattacaTGTACCTAATTTTCTTCTTATCAGTAACACCAGGCTCATCAACAATTGGTATCATCGTTGGTGAGGGTGGCCTGGGCCTAACATCTTCGGAGATATCACTGTAACCCATCTCTTGAACCCCTGGCAATTTGTGACCATAAACTTGGACTCTTTCTTCTGGCGATTTGAAGTTGGATTCTTCATCAGTGTCTCCATCTCTGTTAGGAATATCTTCAATTGAGGCTCGACTTATTGCACCTTTGGAGTACAAAGTTTCAAGTTGTGCAAGAGCAATGTCTGTTGTAGACATGGTGATGTGCTAATTATATGAGAACAAATAAATATTGGAAGCTATAAACGTGTAATTATATATTGGAAGTTATGTGGACATAACTTTCCAAACGAATATGTTAGGGATGAAAGTATATTATTTCAGCTTATTTCGGCCATTCCTTGACCATCATAACTATTAACTGCAAAGGCAGGTCGAGAACTGAGGGCGAGAAACTAACTGACAAATTCAGGTGTTTCTCCGGGATCAATTCTTGGGCATCAGAGACATGTTCATCATCTTCTTACATTTACATCACACCGGAATTTCTGAATCtatccattatcatgattatctacGCTgaccagcgctcgaaataaggcgcgtccttgcgtcaaatacccgtggaaGTAGGcccggacccgcaaatttcataCGCTACgggcaaagagcagaaaatccaagttttgttgttccactggaaaatctggttcacataataggtccagctccctgagtacactttcattttagtttcccatcaaggtTTCAAGCCggtttttcaattttctacaatctagacatatcgtgatcgccgtagctaattctctctcttgaaatttcaaaggcatggTTCCggcgtcggacccttgaaaattggtgaggacccttgaaatttcaaaggcaagggttcAGAGGGCCCTTGGATTTTTCTTCCTATTTCGAGGCCTGACGCTGACGATGTAACGCTAATGACTTTCATTAAGCTCAAACCGCTGCTTCTTTTCTTAACATCGCACTAAGCCACCTGATGGAATGTGCGAAGTGTGCAAAACGACCACGATCGCAAATAAGAGAGATGTTCCTAGTAGTTATCCAAACCTGATTTTGGACAGTGTAAGGGTTCAGCTCACTTGAAATTACTGTCAGTAAAGACTAGCTGTAGTGGAGTTAGTCTTGGGCTGTTTCACCGAGCTGCGACTTATAGCTACATATCTCAAAGGGAAACAACTGCCTGCAACTGCCTTCTCCCACAACATATAATATGCAACACAGCAAGCTCTGCCttctttgactataatatttcTGACTACAATCttcgaaataagtcttggaacgctttcGTGTAAAAACCGTAATGTTGAgaactgccaatgtcttcagcggtttcccactgtgctccaaaattgattgatggggagaggggagggGTAggtcattgttgtagatgtcaagTTTGTTCCCAAACGCAAGATACgccatttccatgatcataagaaattctgcacggaatttcggcagagtgtgccaagcgttccaagtacttaAATAGTTGTAGCTAAGCGCCATGGTGCACTTTTGTTAAAAAATCACGAGAGTTTCCATACATGGCGGATTTTAAGACgtggagccattttggatttgaagtcaagaaaggtcatacagggaaaaaatgaaaatggtcCAATCCGTTGAGGCACACCAAATAACTCGTTTGATCGCAAGGATTATAAAAGTGTAAAATTTGTGCTCATTACGACCTATCGTTATGGCTTAatcctacaaaaacctcatttttaggtAAAATGTCACGTTTTTGGTAACAAGAGTAAACATTTGAACTTTGAATATATACAAGGAAAATCAAACTTTAAATTCTGCCACAAAATAATACCGATTCCATTCGATCAGGGGatactttttagtggatgtagaacaTTAGATGTAACAAATCTcctttatttaatctattcccatactatttccagtaatgtttttaaacattactggaaatagtaTGGGAATAGTTaaaacttctaacgaatgtttaggcctaatgatgtaaaatcgatatcATGTTTCTACCAAACATTCGACGTAACatgttatcgattttacgtcattaaACTTTCGTTAGAAGTCAACCATTACTGAAATCCAATGGGAATagattaatgaagacatgttAATCGAATATTCCTTTAAATGGCCACTTTCACCCATACCCCTAATTAAAACCAAATCACATTTTCATACCTGTTCTGAAGTCTTGTTTTCTCTGCTCGAATGTTGTATGGTTCTCTGAACACAAAATAGCAGATGAATGTGGTATCATTCGTTGAATATTGCGCAGGAAAATTCAATAATGCGAACAGTCCATAATGCAAAGCGATTTTATTGGAGTCACGTGATTCAGTTAAAATCTTTGATTATttctattgttgttgttgttgttgttgttgttgttgttgttgttgttgttgttgttgttgttgttgttgttattattattattataattataattattattattattattattattattattattattattattattattattattattattaaaattataattattatcattattattaaagcAATTCTATGCTTTTTGATGAACGAAGCAATTCTATGCTTTGATGAACGAAGCAATTCTATGCTTTTTTATGAACGAAGTTGAATTTCCATTATGTTTATTCAACGATTTAGATATACAAAATTGTAAACTTGCTGGATTCATCTTCACGACCACCATCGAAAtaacaaaattgaataaaaaaaaatcttcacaTAGAGTAAATATTGATTCGTTAAAAGAGGTAACATTATTTATTTTGGCCATTGAAATATCGGCGCGATGGATTATGGGAGCCACTTCTAACTTCGATTGTTTATTTCCGAATCGGATGCATTGATATTGTAAACTTACCTAAGGAACTTTGAAAAAACAAAGCATGGTGTGCCTGAGTCTGTTGACATCAGTAAAATGATCATTAAACCTTGTCGCCTTCCACATGAATGAATTCTATCTAAGGCTGAGGATTGAGTTCGAAAACGCATCGTTATTTCATGCTGTGCGTGTAAACAATTATATTACTAAGCCAGCACCGTCAAAGTTGAACTTCGATTGACAAAAAAAAGTCGGACTAAATGTGTATTATAGGTTTTGGATAGATGTTCCAGAGTTAAAAAGACATTCGGTAATTTTATGCCACAATCTATGTTGgcaaataattaaagaaatgacttttgtgatttttGAGCTAAgattaattattttacaaatttaGGTAGTGAAAAGATTTGAATCATTACATGCACACCATTTGGAATTGGGGAGGAAAATAACAAGTGAAATTCTTTTCATCTAGGTGGGCAGCTCCATTATGTTGCTCACGCAGTTGAAAAGATCCCAAGTCCTATTTACCTACCTGTCGTACGCAGTCAAAGGCTTTGGAGTAATGAAAGAAACTAAGATACAAAAAAAGAAATGGTATTTTGAACTATTTTCCCCTATTATCAGGATAGAAAGAGCTTATCTTCACAATGCGCGCGCGTAGCGtcgaaaaaattgtattttacactattttggcccatgatcgggctgaatttttggtacaaaagggctccttgcccttttcatttctttgccctcctgattttctctttcatattttgtcagagggccctttttctttcatttttgtccgGGGACTCTACGCTACTGTTGATTAGACTTGTTGTTCTGTGATTTGACCACTCCTTC includes the following:
- the LOC140167623 gene encoding uncharacterized protein, with product MSTTDIALAQLETLYSKGAISRASIEDIPNRDGDTDEESNFKSPEERVQVYGHKLPGVQEMGYSDISEDVRPRPPSPTMIPIVDEPGVTDKKKIRNQTNDEEAWGKGCCPVCFRKVKAGKNFMKVSDMSEEVT